In a single window of the Heliangelus exortis chromosome 1, bHelExo1.hap1, whole genome shotgun sequence genome:
- the BBS10 gene encoding BBSome complex assembly protein BBS10 has translation MSVQSVQSDLGRLAQEAAALAGAVRGALGPWGRRALLVGPGGEALLTRDGWRLLEALRLESPTARMMAACAGSHRAATGDGAKSFVVLLADILRGLCAAGLRGGLRRALRAFEAQVLERAVRQGLRGHLLLAFPGRRAEGDALEALVETYLGGRLGPGERRQLAALCCEYCRSCAPPAGLCSSLLRLLGRRFPELHATVAGLSVAGSRVLPGLVLCRDFAAYCPAGGELRAVLVTQPLQPTLSAPGVEFYVDCEGQYEGSQRWASGRTEAIIKHMQNNNVKLLLSSVKQEELVIYYAKLYGISVVECLSSEEMALIREITGVSPYTPCCDNIGAEISETTVVMFCERLLLGSKRCVHIGFTSVCDFEPHCLILCGPVEDVNKQHAAALQGAFTVLQQLFKTVEQREGFQADGESQSEASFMFRCHSSATQQVVIENRDEMETQIAGAGLQESKNPACVQSDLQIPSNPISHIKAFSVATEGDEASGDVEEPRTKCEHPGGTHKNCKSDSLVDSQKDKSTAVSAGGNTNTVTACKCLSAGKDLEKTSCNIVPSKGEKSCGSTAENYSNSLIEAGSVLQVGGYFEILLHYYIQYYGNRFQQPEITVISNVVADALLSIPKSLYRTTRQNSFIKFYLKAMNTLRKNEPLAINEKGLESVYCKYQLVTSVLHCAAELLSIDLIICVQQLWEKNEDNDSEDDL, from the exons ATGTCGGTGCAGTCGGTGCAGTCGGATCTGGGGCGGTTGGCGCAGGAGGCGGCAGCGCTAGCGGGCGCGGTACGCGGCGCCTTGGGGCCCTGGGGCCGGCGAGCGCTGCTGGTGGGTCCCGGCGGCGAGGCGCTGCTGACGCGGGACGGATGGCGCCTGCTGGAGGCGCTGCGCCTGGAGTCCCCTACGGCCAG GATGATGGCAGCCTGCGCCGGTAGCCACCGCGCCGCGACGGGGGACGGCGCCAAGAGCTTCGTGGTGCTGCTGGCTGACATTCTGCGTGGTCTGTGCGCGGCGGGCCTGCGCGGCGGGCTGCGGCGGGCGCTACGAGCCTTCGAGGCGCAGGTGCTGGAGCGGGCCGTGAGGCAGGGCCTGCGGGGACATCTCCTGTTGGCATTCCCCGGGCGGCGGGCCGAGGGGGACGCCCTGGAGGCGCTGGTGGAGACCTACCTGGGCGGCCGGCTAGGTCCGGGCGAGCGGCGGCAGCTGGCGGCACTGTGCTGCGAGTACTGCCGCTCCTGCGCCCCGCCCGCCGGTCTCTGCTCCTCGCTGTTGCGCCTCCTCGGCCGCCGCTTCCCGGAGCTGCACGCCACCGTGGCCGGTCTCTCCGTGGCCGGCTCCAGGGTCCTTCCCGGGCTCGTCCTGTGCAGGGACTTCGCGGCCTACTGCCCCGCCGGCGGGGAGCTGCGGGCCGTGCTGGTcacccagcccctccagcccaCACTTTCGGCCCCTGGGGTCGAGTTTTACGTCGACTGTGAGGGTCAGTATGAGGGCTCCCAGCGCTGGGCCTCGGGGAGGACGGAAGCCATAATAAAACACATGCAGAACAACAACGTGAAGCTGTTGCTGTCGAGCGTGAAGCAAGAGGAACTGGTTATCTACTATGCGAAATTGTACGGTATATCTGTGGTAGAGTGCTTATCATCAGAGGAAATGGCTCTTATCAGGGAAATCACCGGAGTCTCGCCTTACACACCTTGTTGTGATAATATAGGTGCAGAAATAAGTGAAACTACAGTGGTGATGTTTTGCGAGCGCTTGCTGCTTGGCTCAAAGAGGTGCGTTCACATAGGCTTCACCAGCGTCTGCGACTTTGAGCCCCATTGCCTCATTCTTTGTGGGCCGGTGGAAGATGTTAATAAGCAACATGCTGCTGCTTTACAAGGGGCATTtacagtgctgcagcagctaTTTAAAACAGTTGAGCAGAGGGAGGGATTCCAAGCAGATGGTGAAAGCCAGAGTGAAGCTTCCTTTATGTTCAGGTGCCATTCATCAGCTACTCAGCAAGTTGTAATAGAAAATAGGGATGAAATGGAGACACAGATTGCAGGTGCTGGTTTACAGGAAAGTAAAAATCCAGCATGTGTGCAATCAGACTTGCAAATACCCTCAAACCCCATCTCACACATCAAAGCGTTCAGTGTTGCCACTGAAGGAGATGAGGCTTCAGGAGACGTAGAGGAACCACGGACTAAATGTGAACACCCGGGTGGCACTCACAAGAACTGTAAAAGTGATTCACTTGTGGACAGTCAAAAGGACAAGAGCACTGCTGTGTCAGCAGGGGGTAACACTAATACAGTCACTGCATGCAAATGCCTAAGTGCTGGCAAAGACCTAGAGAAAACAAGTTGCAATATAGTTCCTTCTAAAGGTGAAAAAAGTTGTGGAAGTACTGCAGAGAATTATTCCAACTCACTCATAGAAGCAGGATCAGTTTTGCAAGTAGGAGGTTACTTTGAAATCCTGCTACATTATTACATTCAGTACTATGGAAACCGGTTTCAGCAGCCAGAAATAACTGTCATATCTAATGTAGTTGCTGATGCTTTGCTAAGTATTCCCAAGTCCTTATACAGGACAACAAGACAAAATAGTTTTATCAAGTTCTATCTCAAAGCCATGAATACACTCAGAAAAAATGAGCCACTGGCAATAAATGAAAAAGGCTTAGAGTCAGTGTATTGCAAATACCAGTTAGTCACTTCAGTTCTTCATTGTGCTGCAGAGCTTCTCTCCATAGATTTAATAATTTGTGTTCAGCaactatgggaaaaaaatgaggataaTGACTCAGAAGATGACTTATGA